The sequence below is a genomic window from Neodiprion pinetum isolate iyNeoPine1 chromosome 7, iyNeoPine1.2, whole genome shotgun sequence.
GATATCGGGCCACCTCCAGTTCCTCCTCTACCAATTAATGCGTCAACATTACCAAACCTAAAACATCATTCTAATCACAATCACGGAGTGGCTGGTACCTCCCAATGCTCATCACTCACGGATACGCTGTCAAGTAATCGCAGTAGACAACTGCAGCAGTGGCCAGGTacagaaaatgaaattcttgttCAACATGCGCTGAAACAAGTCAATCGACATTCTCTTTCATgacatctattttcttttctcttcttccaGAAACTGGAAATTTAATAGACTTGAGCTCTGACACTGCATCAGCAATGTCATCAAGCAGCATCATTGTGGAACACAATTATGTCAACGATACTGTTATAGCGGCAAATCGTGATACACGCAGAGAACAAAGAGACGCCTTTGATATGCGTTAGTATTTCAGATTTCGTGTTTAAAATGCTTTATTTCATGTGATGGACCAGCAACGACTAATACTGTCTCTCCTTTCACAGAACCGTTCAATACCGCCATTCCTGAAGTTAGTAAATTGAGCCCGCAGTCGCAAAAGCAACAATTAAAAAGGGAGATTTGGTTTCATGGTAGCATAAGTCGAGCGGAAGCTGAATCTATGCTTACCAAGGCAAGTACTCAACCAGTATTTACCTTCAACTCATTCCTATCGTAGTTGTAGCATTATAATTGCAATAACTAGGTGAATGGTGAATAACATGTGTTGTCAGCAATGTGACATGAGTGATATACATTAGATTTTACAGGAGAGCAGACGCGATATGTACGGTTTCAGGTTTTAGACTTAAATACTATTCAATTATAGAGCAGTGAAAAATTCTGACCataaaatcaaatgaattcTGCATGAGGTGTCTAATTTTACTCATGTTCCACAGCTTTCACGAATGATTACattcaaaaaacaaacatcAAACACAGTATTGTCAGAAACGaaacaatttcttcaattttaaagtTCAGAATACAACTACCTTAAAGTCGTTGCAGACCTTCCATTAATTTTTGGCtcaacaaaaataatcgagctgctttttctctttacattagaaaaaaaaacatcgctTGCTTTTTCAAACTAACTACAAAACTTTTGTGCTGTACCAAGTTATCCGAACAAAAATTAGTATTTTTAGTGATCGGAATTACTTATATTGGTTTCAATTACACACGGCAAAAGTTCTGTGATTTTCAAAGTTACTGTTGCATCGCTTCACGAAAtttgtcttgtttttttttttctaggaTGGAGATTTTTTAGTCAGAGAATCGCAAGGCTCTCCAGGGCAGTATGTTCTCACAGGAATGAACGGCGGTACACCTAGACATTTGTTACTTATAGACCCCGAAGGCGTGGTGAGTACCCGCATGCTATCGATAAAtgcattttctttctcttaaCATTCTCGAGATCAATTTCTGACAAATTAATTTTAGGTTCGCACTAAGGACCGAGTTTTCGATAGCGTAAGTCATTTGATAAATGACCACTGTGACAATGCGCTTCCAATTATATCTGCAGACAGCACATTGGTACTTCGTTATCCTGTTCATCGACGTGCAGAACAACCGAGCGAGGGGCGAAAATGATGATTCCCAGAACAAGAGTTTAAGTATTGCCCCCGTAAAGCatatagaaataataattgagcTGCTGTTGTCAATCTAAACTGTAATGCGATACCTATTGTTATTACCTATTATTTATCTTCCTCGTGTACGTGGAATAGATGCCTCAGCTTACCTTCAATAGTCTGGTCTAAGTGAAACTAAAAAATTCTGTGACactaaaataatttcaatatgcCATGTAAAACGAATTAATCTATTACATTCGacatattatttttgatatttttagaCTGGAAGTATGTAGACATGTTCTGCAAGAGGGTTCAAAGTATGGTAAATTATACACaaattgatgataaaattcgtgCATACATATTTAGATAGACTAGTAGCGATgcaaaaattgcgaaattacTGCATTTATTCTAGTTCATAAACCAGTgtgtgaaatgaaatgaaatcaatGAATTGTATTCCAGTTATCTCTAAGTCGATTTATGCTTCTCTTTACTTACATTACTATAActgttgtttttattctttaaatTCCAGTCTCTATCTAACTCTTCAGCATTTTTTCTAAGAATTTACATGCAGTAGACGACGTCACTGGTAAAATAGGAAATAATCAACAGCTCACCTTCCACACATCCGTcctaaaaacagaaaacatgCTGGTTCTTAAGACATTAGTTTTTAATACCTATTTTTGTACGAAATTAATTTCGGTATGTGCTTGaaagaattacaataatttttacaggCCATTATTATAATACGACTTTTTGAGGAAAGATTATTTcatgtttcttttctttcctatATAAAAAAGTAGTTCGGATTGTTTCTAATCGCTACCACTTTAGTTCGAtttaatatattgtatataatgaTATAGTAATActttatacatacgtaaaataatattatttttctttctttttttcccttcgAGAGACGTTTGTTCGGAACTTATACGGTctatacaattatacataaaataaaCTGAATATCCGACTATAGTGATAGAATATAATATGTGAAAATAGTCAGCAAGATTTGAATCTAAGTCTGAAACTTTTGTACAAAATGTTACATCTAAACCGGTCAACTTTGCTTGAAAAGATAGtcaacatttctttttttacaaagtTTTATCAACTGTTGCTTCCAATAAAgtacgaaaaaacaaaaaatcatgaaatattCCAATATACAAACACGCATCGAATCGAAACTACGGCAGACGACAATTAGCttatttgtttaaattgtaCTATGTcaataatcaataaatatttgaataaatcggGATTCATAACCTTTTTGGAATCTGAAGTTCCGTGACTTTTCCAAGTATTCCAGCTTGAAAATTGCGTTTTCTGCTGGACACCTTTGACTACAGAGTGCGAAGTACTTTATTATATGAAAAGGAATTTGAAATCGGTGATCTCAAGGTCGCGCCCTCCCCTTGTTAGTTTGGTGGTAtacaatttgaataataaaccTGCAtgtaaataagaataataaaatagactatattattataaaatcttcttttgttttgtatcTTATTTTCGTTTACcataaatataaacatatttCACTTCAGTGGATCAAATTTATGACAAAATTATGAGCGTGTCATTATTCTGTAGTGCTGTGTAAGttctataaaaatttacagCCATTTTAAAAAGttcgtcaaatatttattaagtATCCAGGTAACAATGTTTGTCTGTGCAAAATGTCTATCCTATTTGCCGCAATAATTGTTGCCTGTACACTGATTATTTAGCATCATAAGTTTTGCGCAGCAGATTTACAGCAAatcatttttgtattattttattgtatagCAAAGCTAGCTTGCATTTAGCAGTTGTGTTGACAAATTTTGCTCAGAATAGGTTGATCTGATTTTGATAGCAATTGAGGACACACCTTTTTCTAATATTGCTAGCAACACTTTTCAACCAttgtagttttatttttttgatgcGAAATTTACACACACGTTGTTATCTGGGTAGTTTAATAAACGTCCTTAACATAATATCTTACTCCGCATGTACAGAgtattcaagaaaaaatttgggaACACTGAGcgaatattgttattttagATATTGTGATAACAATaaaatgtgtataaaaaaaaatgatacccGTTCGTTCCTTTTTATATTTAGAGATATCCAGCTGGTATTGCACATCAACTGTTTCACAGAGTATGCaagtttcatttaattttctagAAGTTTATAATAATCAAGTAAAGCCACCGGTAAATTTGCAGAACGAATTCAAacagtataaaaattatatatgttatagaaataatttatatcttatacaaaattataatttttacagtCAAATTTGCCATAGTAAAAAGATATCAGTAAGCGCAGGTGATTTGCTAATCAATCTTTCAATTACCGTAATTGAGATGAAGTTCAAATTTCTCATCTATAGCTGACAGAGCGATATGCATGACCTCGAATATAATCTGATCATCTAATttagtaaaataatgtgaatttAATATAAAATCGAACAAACCTCGTTCACTAATTGGCAAGATGTTATCTTAGGTAAtcgaattaattataataaataacaatcaaATCTGTTGAATTGACAATTTAGACAAGCTAATTTCAAATATCATAATCATTATTCGAGTCGAATCCATTTTATATCGATTTACATCTGCGACACGGGAATcgaatacaaaatattttgcattatACATAGCTTAATAGTTCGAAGCAAATTGTAatgtgaaggaaaaaaaaaaactacagaaGTCaagattatttttacttatgCTTATCAGAGATATATCACTAATATaatctatataatataaagtTAAAAATGTGACTAGTTCGTAAGAAGTAAACGAAAagagtattgaaaaaaaacctaatTCAGTAACCGCAGGTACTTTCATTACTGCACCACAGATCACTTTAGAAGTGTCTATAACAATTACAACAGACTAAAACAAAAAAGTcgagataaaaaatagaaataaaaactttcatTTGAATCATTCGTTCTTACACTCTTTTCTGTTCactaatattataatattcaaaagGCATCAATTGTACAGCTCATTAGTTGGTACGTCAGAATGATTAGCTTCTTATTCTGTTGCGAgatcttaaaaaattttttacatggATGCCAAACCATTGATCAAGTGCCTAACGCTTAGAAAATCAATACACAATCCACTTATTCAAGTAGTGGAAGTGGTGTACTATGTTCACtcagagaaaaattcaaattgagcTCCAAAAACCGTGATATTACAAGGGAAATTCATATTATCTAGCGCCTAGCTGTAGCATTTTCAGAGTTTATCGTGTATAGAAAAGGAATTCAAATAATGAATGTTGGATATTTTGTAGCAAAAATAAGTTCACTCTTTGACGCACCATATTTGTGTGGTTGATTAAATTCTCAGATTCGTGTCTAACAATAGTAATTCAGTTTGAAAATCTTGTCAAAAATAGCATGAAAACCGAATTTgggatttaaaaatttcctacaacATGAAGTGACAACGGTGATGATTCTTGTCTTGGAATCAATAGTCACGTAGTAGTTACCCTTGATTAAGTCCGGGTCCGTGCAGCTCTATAAAACTTTCGAGCGAACGTGGCACGCTACCACAGTAGGACAAGTTGTATGTCTTTACTGCTTTAGCCGCCATACATTTTAATGAAAGTTTAGTTTGCTTTCGAAGTATTATCTCAGCAACACCTGTAACATGGAAAACCGGAAATAATTGGTAGTGTATGAGAATCTTAATAgtatttcttcttcaaatggATATTAAAGATGTGTaagtaattataaaatattataaaaattacagcgaaaattcataaaaactgaaatgaaaattaaggTAGATGCCGATAATGGCTTGGGATACTTTTTCTTCACGTAACATTactcaatattattttttcaagaaacttGTCACCAGATACTCTTTTTGAATTACTTATACTATCGAAAGCTATTTAGTTAATGCTTTTTCACCGCATCAAGTTGTAAGAACAAGATGCtataacgaataaataaaagctAGTACACTAAAATGAATCgtaacaaaaatattgatgCTATTGTGATAACTTTGTagttgtattgaaaaaaaaaaacagtgtcATCTTTTTCAAGTGTGATTGATCCTCTTTGTCACCGTTTTCATAGCGTCAATGCATGGCTATTATCGAGCGAGAGAATGACTCACCAGTTGTTGCAGCATCATATGGAGTTTTTCCTTCAATGTTAACTGTATCCATGTGTGCTCCAGCCTCAGTGAGATCAATTATTATCGAATGAAGCGTTAAAAAGTCACTGCAAGAACCAATCCAATCATATTTTACAAACATTGTTATAAAAGCAGATTGGCTATCTAATGAAAGTAGagttttgcataaaaaaaagacgaGAGAATCGTATACCCCCAGTTGGTCTTACCTGATAGGTTTTTGATAACTAACTATCACATGTAGAGGTGTATTCCTGTTTATATCCATCGCGTTAACATCAGCCCCGCATTGGATAAGAAATTTGGCAGTAGCAGCGCAAGGAAATCTTTGAAAGAAATTACGATACCGTAAGCAATTGGTACTTATTTAagaaatgatattttgaaaaacaattcattaCAAGGAATCTACATACTTGCAAACATCGTTAGTATGAAAATCGTCCACAGGTGTATCTGCGTTCACAGCAAGATGAAGCAGAGTTTGTCCATCTCTGAGAGATACGCCAAGTGCGCATAAATTATGTACCAGCCGATGAGCTCGGCTAActttttcctcttcacttCCCTTCTCATTCAgctttattaatttcattagaATAGTCAAAATGTAAAGCGTTGTTGTAATATTGGATTCCATTTCCTCCTAGAAATagcaatattgaaaaatgttcaaagcttgctcaaatttttctcttcaaaacGTTCCAGGGTGAAtaattttcctcaaattctctaaagattttttttgaaaaccgcATAAAATTTGCtgccaaattttttatgaacatttttttttctttcagttttaCGAACGGTTTTTcagaatacaattttttttctttatgttGCGTAGAGAAATatgatgggaaaaaattcactaGGGCTGTAAGTTCGCTTGACGGAATCCGTTATGACTTACAATAATTTGCTCAAAATCATCCTTGGAGTCTAGATTTCCTATTTggtctttatttctttttagttCTATCACACTAGCTTCTAAGACATTGATAACTTGTGTGAATTGCAGGTCAATTCCGACATGGATCATTTGTGAAAATACctaaaaaatgaacatttataatattaaGTACTTTGAGCTCAAGAAACTGTTGAATTCTGTTATACGTCATACTGTCttctcttttgtttttctgtttgATATCACACAATGTAACTATTACGCAGGATATATAAAATACCTGAGCAAAACGAAGCAAGTCTCTAACAACCGAAATATTATTTAGTTGCCGCAGCTTCAACGCATGGAGCCAAAGATCGATACACCTATCAAACCTTGCGTTATCAGCAAAAACGGCCCCTCTGAATATTATTGGGTGCGGTACCTCCGGATTATGAGTTCCTAAACAAAGTATgggaaattattttgtatCATTTCCTAATGAGTAATTTATCGAGAAAACCCAAATCGCATCAATAATTGAGAGAATAtcttaaaagaaaaacaaaaaactacgTAAAAATCTTGAATATCTAATAAGGTATTATTCAAAGTAATTATCAAGTTAAAGCTTCAAATTACTTGAAACTTACTATGTAAAAACTGTTTCCTTTCAACCCTTCATTTCTTttggaattattttcttctttacaTTAAACCCAATGCTTACCTAATATTCTTTCCCTAATTGCAAGCGACTCCATGTGGATAGCATTGTGattattttctatatttaACAACTGTTCCAGAGTAACAGACTCGCTCCAATTTTCATACGCCGATA
It includes:
- the Shc gene encoding SHC-transforming protein 1 gives rise to the protein MSSGGGGSFISKPARGWLHSDNQVTKEGITYAVRYIGCLEVYTSMKSLDFETRSCVAKECINRVCEAAGLKSADKKRRVDRKVLKAIADKPRMEHAGANINLIISSCSLALTMLDTGAIVAKHDMPRISFASGGDTDTLDFVAYIAKNLKDWRACYVLECGGGLAQDVIATIGQAFELRFKEFLTKPSTALTNPRDADRDYYNDLPGKVPPDIGPPPVPPLPINASTLPNLKHHSNHNHGVAGTSQCSSLTDTLSSNRSRQLQQWPETGNLIDLSSDTASAMSSSSIIVEHNYVNDTVIAANRDTRREQRDAFDMQPFNTAIPEVSKLSPQSQKQQLKREIWFHGSISRAEAESMLTKDGDFLVRESQGSPGQYVLTGMNGGTPRHLLLIDPEGVVRTKDRVFDSVSHLINDHCDNALPIISADSTLVLRYPVHRRAEQPSEGRK
- the LOC124222620 gene encoding protein fem-1 homolog B isoform X2 codes for the protein MEESSEICQSLMNRVYYAARDGMAISLYDILSERGDHLDQLLNQTVIEDDGQHCTPLIVAARYGHSRVVKMLVDKFKPDLEQEGTVKFDAYVIQGASALWCAAGAGHLNVVKTLVKAGANVNHPTRTNSTPLRAACFDGRLDIVQYLTEHQADIHIANKYNNTCLMIAAYKGHLEVVSYLLDIGANPNDKALCGATALHFAAECGHFRIVSELLRYDAKMTKNVSGMTPLIAAAERTRTEVVECLVERNEVSKAEKIEAYELLGASYANDKDNYCVSKAFKYLYEAMKLRYSDPENIMHKPVCAPISAYENWSESVTLEQLLNIENNHNAIHMESLAIRERILGTHNPEVPHPIIFRGAVFADNARFDRCIDLWLHALKLRQLNNISVVRDLLRFAQVFSQMIHVGIDLQFTQVINVLEASVIELKRNKDQIGNLDSKDDFEQIIEEMESNITTTLYILTILMKLIKLNEKGSEEEKVSRAHRLVHNLCALGVSLRDGQTLLHLAVNADTPVDDFHTNDVCKFPCAATAKFLIQCGADVNAMDINRNTPLHVIVSYQKPISDFLTLHSIIIDLTEAGAHMDTVNIEGKTPYDAATTGVAEIILRKQTKLSLKCMAAKAVKTYNLSYCGSVPRSLESFIELHGPGLNQGTDVWKVSC
- the LOC124222620 gene encoding protein fem-1 homolog B isoform X1 codes for the protein MEESSEICQSLMNRVYYAARDGMAISLYDILSERGDHLDQLLNQTVIEDDGQHCTPLIVAARYGHSRVVKMLVDKFKPDLEQEGTVKFDAYVIQGASALWCAAGAGHLNVVKTLVKAGANVNHPTRTNSTPLRAACFDGRLDIVQYLTEHQADIHIANKYNNTCLMIAAYKGHLEVVSYLLDIGANPNDKALCGATALHFAAECGHFRIVSELLRYDAKMTKNVSGMTPLIAAAERTRTEVVECLVERNEVSKAEKIEAYELLGASYANDKDNYCVSKAFKYLYEAMKLRYSDPENIMHKPVCAPISAYENWSESVTLEQLLNIENNHNAIHMESLAIRERILGTHNPEVPHPIIFRGAVFADNARFDRCIDLWLHALKLRQLNNISVVRDLLRFAQVFSQMIHVGIDLQFTQVINVLEASVIELKRNKDQIGNLDSKDDFEQIIEEMESNITTTLYILTILMKLIKLNEKGSEEEKVSRAHRLVHNLCALGVSLRDGQTLLHLAVNADTPVDDFHTNDVCKFPCAATAKFLIQCGADVNAMDINRNTPLHVIVSYQKPISDFLTLHSIIIDLTEAGAHMDTVNIEGKTPYDAATTGVAEIILRKQTKLSLKCMAAKAVKTYNLSYCGSVPRSLESFIELHGPGLNQGFIIQIVYHQTNKGRARP